The genomic interval GCGCTGCCTCAGGATGTTCTGCACCTGGGTGCTCTCTGGACGTGACCATATGGCGTGAATGGTGGGGAAAGAAAACTTGCCTTCAGTCAGATCCTCACAGAAACTCTTGTTCTCGCTATACTCGCGGGAACTCAGGTTGGCGTAGTCATCGCGGATCTGGAAAAAGAGGCCTAGTGTGTCCAGGAGGGGTTTGAGGTCCTGTTTCCACTCAGAGAAGAGCTGCATGAGGCCCACTGCGAGGCCGAAGAGGCCTCCTGTCTTCTGCAGCACCATGCCGCGATACTCTTCCTCAGTGGGACAGGTGTAAGTGTCTCTCCAGTGGATGTCCAGGCCTTGGCCACGGTGCAACTCCAGCAGCTGACGGGTGAATACTGGCACCGCCTCAGGGTGATCCAGGGTCAGAACCTTCTCCAGACCCAAAAAATAGACGTAGTTAGCCGAGTTGATGACAGAGGGAATGCCATAGATGCTGTGCGCCACAGGAAAGCCTCGACGCAGCTTGGAGCTGTCCTCAATGTCGTCTATCAGCAAACTGGCATTGTGCAGCATTTCAGTTACCTCGATGATCACctgaaaaatacacaaacctTTCAGATCATTTATCGTTCATGTTCTTTTATCATCATTAATTATGCAGAAATTACAGGTGAGGTTTTGAAGActgcagctgaaagtgaatatttatttactggTGTGTTCTACTTCTCTGGTGCTGAAACAAAAGGATTAATACAAAAGAagtgtatgaaaaaaaacaaacaaaaaaacaaaaactgagccAGTTAACAGCGTCATCGAAGTGTGTGTAAATTATGCATTACAGCTTGTTTACAGCAGAGGGTGCCATGTCTACATTCATGCTTACACTGCTCTACCACTGACAGCCTTCATTAGGGGCAGAATAGTTGttgcttaaaagaaaaaaaaagaaagaaagaaagggaaaaatcCAGCCAATAAACAGAGACTATGAAGAGCTCATCAGACACACTGCTGCGATGCGGTGCCCAAGAGAGCAACGCTGGCTTAATAGGCTTGTAGGAAGTATAACCACAAGGTTAAGTACTCTGAGGTGTCATTGCAGGGCTTAATGCACTTTTACGTGCTCTATAGAGGGAAGGACAAATACTCAGTACTTTACTTTAGCCATTCTGACAAGTGTACAGACAAGCTCCAGCAGCTTTAATGTGATACAACCTGCCATGCACTGCTCTGGTGAATCAAGGGGCTAGcaggaaaaagggaaaattcAGCTTGAGACCATTTTTAAAGCAATATGAGGCAGCTCAGTGACTCAGCTCAGATATGTTTTGTTCCACTACTAAGTAAACAGCTACTATGATCAGAAAAAAGCTAGAGTATACGGTGCTAATCGGAGGAGCTTCAGCCTGTAAACCAAATAACCAGCTTTATTTTACTGTCTGACAGAGAGCAGTTGGGGTTGCCATCAGGTGTCTGAGGTCCTGAGTGGGCTGTGCTGCCTGCTGGAGTGCTCTGCTGATTTAAAAGACAAGTGGTGTGGCCTGGTGATGAAAGCCGTTTGTATGGGGCCTGAGAGTACAAAGAGAGACTCAGTGGGTCAGGCAGAAGGCCAACGTTGGGCCAGTTAAGCAGTTTATCCGCCAAGCACAACCTTTCCATCAGCAGGGTCCTGACACTTCTCATCCTGTAGCATCAGGGAGCCACTTAAAAGACGGGGTTGGTGGAAATGGCTACAGTGAATGCACACGTCCAGGacatataaaatattcaaactGTAATTCCCTGTCAGTTTCAGGGCAGAACGAGAGTAGAATCAGGACAAGATATGAAATGCACATCAATAACGGCTTCAGATAGCAGCAAGTTTCAAATCCAAATAAAAGTACAAACAGTCTTCAAGTCAGGAAGTCAAGTATCTCATTAGTCAGGCTGTCACTAAAAAAAGGCTTCTGTTTAGCACCATCACTGCTGTAGAGGTATTTATTGATTAGCATCAGTGGTTACTCATGCAGAAACACTGTTTACTGACGTTCCAATCAGTGATCTATTAAAAATGCAGACTCCTTCAATATGGAGAAGAAACCCCAGTGTCTCACTTTAAACATTAGTCCTGCTAGAAGTCCAGCCAAGGATTAAAAACAAGCATCTTGCATGATCAAACAACATACCAACTAgactgcatctttaaaaaaaatacttacatTCCTGAGTCTTAAGACTATTTTCGGAACATTCCCATTTCTCAAGAATATTTAGTCTGTTGTTGCTGTCATGCTGTTatagttttctttgtaaatTCTTGAATTCAAGTGGCAGCAGTGTTGTAATGCTTTGTGGTGAAACCATAGACAAAATATAACCATGATGGATTAGTCTTATCAATTAGCCATCAACATAAAGATGAAATAGAAGACATAAAGCATTAACACTTAAGAGATTACATTTTTTGTAATCGATCTAAACCAATAAACATCAAAATCATGTTGAGCAGTGTCATAATGCTGGACATTCTCTCAGTAAATAAACCAAGACTCTTTAGCAATGAGAATATTTGTATAAAAGAGGTGTTTGTACCAAAAGGTTAAACAGAAAACCGCAAAGAtatatccattcatccatctctcCCACATGTAGTGTAGCTGCTCATCTAAACACACTGCATGTGTGCTGCAGCACACcacactgtatgtgtgtgaaccTGCCACTGGTTCGGAGGATAGGTACTCACAGAGGAACCCATGCTAGTCTCAGTCTGCACCAGAGACAATATAACTTTAGCTTTCAGTGCAAAGCAACAGATATTCTCATGTgcaaattttaataaataagcaaagatggtagaaaagaaaacaaaaaaaaaaaaagcggtCAGCTAAATGTCATGAGGTGATAAATAATGTTACTGATGAACACGGGAACATCCACAACCTGCAATGTATAACAGTGCTGACACACGTATGaggatcagatttttttattttattttttttagaaagcacTGCTCAATGAATGAGTGAGCGCCACTCTGTCTATAAGAAGGCACGGTTGTTTCCATGGCAGCGGCTTCTTGGCAGTAGTGTGCTAATGATGACGAGAGGAGTTCTCTCAATCTGTGTGTTGGGTTCAGAGGGAGTTTATAGAGCTGCAACACAGAGTTAAACTTCAACTACCTGCTGTAGCAAAACAGGGAAGTTCTTGAATCGCCACGACGACATCAGCTGGTTTGGATACCATCTGTGTATGAATCCAGGCCACACAAAGTGCCAGCAAATCTTCATGACGAACTGATTAGTCAAATTCAAAACTCTTGAGTAAAATGTCACTTTTACTTCAGGGAGACTTTCAGCTCTTGAAGTGAAATGTCAGAAACAGAATA from Melanotaenia boesemani isolate fMelBoe1 chromosome 16, fMelBoe1.pri, whole genome shotgun sequence carries:
- the ggps1 gene encoding geranylgeranyl pyrophosphate synthase isoform X1, encoding MDKASLAASDRILLEPYKYLLQLPGKQVRTKLSQAFNHWLNVPDDKLQVIIEVTEMLHNASLLIDDIEDSSKLRRGFPVAHSIYGIPSVINSANYVYFLGLEKVLTLDHPEAVPVFTRQLLELHRGQGLDIHWRDTYTCPTEEEYRGMVLQKTGGLFGLAVGLMQLFSEWKQDLKPLLDTLGLFFQIRDDYANLSSREYSENKSFCEDLTEGKFSFPTIHAIWSRPESTQVQNILRQRTENMDIKRYCVDYLEKIGSFAYTRQTLRDLEAEAYRLIKEFGGNPQLESLVRHLSQMHREAEATAEPSREPHSGQNH
- the ggps1 gene encoding geranylgeranyl pyrophosphate synthase isoform X2, which produces MLHNASLLIDDIEDSSKLRRGFPVAHSIYGIPSVINSANYVYFLGLEKVLTLDHPEAVPVFTRQLLELHRGQGLDIHWRDTYTCPTEEEYRGMVLQKTGGLFGLAVGLMQLFSEWKQDLKPLLDTLGLFFQIRDDYANLSSREYSENKSFCEDLTEGKFSFPTIHAIWSRPESTQVQNILRQRTENMDIKRYCVDYLEKIGSFAYTRQTLRDLEAEAYRLIKEFGGNPQLESLVRHLSQMHREAEATAEPSREPHSGQNH